The following DNA comes from Hemibagrus wyckioides isolate EC202008001 linkage group LG05, SWU_Hwy_1.0, whole genome shotgun sequence.
agtatgtgtgtggtgtgtgtagtatgtgtgtagtgtgtgtagtatgtgtgtgtagtatgtgtgtggtgtgtgtagtatgtgtggtgtgtgtagtatgtgtagtgtgtgtagtatgtgtgtggtgtgtgtagtatgtgtgtagtgtgtgtagtatgtgtgtgtagtatgtgtgtggtgtgtgtagtatgtgtggtgtgtgtagtatgtgtgtagtgtgtgtagtgtgtgtagtatgtgtggtgtgtgtagtatgtgtagtgtgtgtagtatgtgtggtgtgtgtagtatgtgtagtgtgtgtagtatgtgtggtgtagtgtgtgtagtatgtgtggtgtagtgtgtgtagtgtgtgtgtggtgtgtgtagtgtgtgtgtagtgtgtgtagtatgtgtgtggtgtagtgtgtgtagtatgtgtgtgtagtgtgtgtagtatgtgtagtgtgtgtagtatgtgtggtgtgtgtagtatatgtagtgtgtatagtatgtgtgtggtgtgtgtagtgtgtgtagtatgtgtgtgtagtgtgtagtatgtgtgtgtagtgtgtagtatgtgtgtggtgtgtgtagtatgtgtgtagtgtgtgtagtgtgtgtagtatgtgtgtgtagtgtgtgtagtatgtgtgtgtagtgtgtagtatgtgtgtgttgtgtgtagtatgtgtgtagtgtgtgtagtatgtgtggtgtgtgtagtgtgtgtagtatgtgtggtgtagtgtgtgtagtatgtgtgtgtagtgtgtgtagtatgtgtgtgtagtatgtgtgtggtgtgtgtagtatgtgtgtagtgtgtgtagtatgtgtgtagtgtgtgtagtatgtgtgtgtagtgtgtgtagtatgtgtgtgtagtgtgtgtagtatgtgtggtgtagtgtgtgtagtatgtgtggtgtgtgtagtgtgtagtgtgtgtagtatgtgtgtagtgtgtgtagtatgtgtgtgtagtatgtgtgtggtgtgtgtagtatgtgtgtagtgtgtgtagtatgtgtgtgtagtatgtgtgtagtgtgtgtagtatgtgtggtgtagtgtgtgtagtatgtgtggtgtagtgtgtgtagtatgtgtggtgtgtgtagtgtgtgtagtatgtgtgtgtagtgtgtgtagtgtgtgtgtagtgtgtgtagtatgtgtggtgtagtgtgtgtagtatgtgtgtggtgtgtgtagtatgtgtgtagtgtgtgtagtatgtgtgtagtgtgtgtagtgtgtgtagtatgtgtgtgtagtatgtgtgtggtgtgtgtagtatgtgtggtgtgtgtagtatgtgtgtagtgtgtgtagtgtgtgtagtatgtgtggtgtgtgtagtatgtgtagtgtgtgtagtatgtgtgtggtgtgtgtaatgtgtgtagtgtgtgtagtatgtgtggtgtagtgtgtgtagtatgtgtggtgtagtgtgtgtagtatgtgtggtgtgtgtagtatgtgtgtggtgtgtgtagtatgtgtgtagtgtgtgtagtatgtgtgtggtgtagtgtgtgtagtatgtatgtgtagtgtgtgtagtatgtgtagtgtgtgtagtatgtgtgtgtagtatgtgtgtggtgtgtgtagtgtgtgtagtatgtgtgtgtagtgtgtagtgtgtgtggtgtgtgtagtatgtgtgtggtgtgtgtagtatgtgtggtgtgtgtgtagtatgtgtggtgtgtgtgtagtatgtgtgtgtagtgtgtgtagtatgtgtgtgtagtgtgtagtatgtgtgtgttgtgtgtagtatgtgtagtgtgtgtagtatgtgtgtgtagtatgtgtgtggtgtgtgtagtgtgtgtagtatgtgtggtgtgtgtgtagtatgtgtggtgtgtgtgtagtatgtgtgtgtagtgtgtgtagtatgtgtgtgtagtgtgtgtagtatgtgtgtgtagtatgtgtgtggtgtgtgtagtatgtgtgtgtagtatgtgtgtagtgtgtgtagtgtgtgtagtatgtgtggtgtgtgtgtagtatgtgtagtgtgtgtagtatgtgtgtagtgtgtgtagtatgtgtggtgtagtgtgtgtagtatgtgtggtgtgtgtagtatgtgtgtggtgtgtgtagtatgtgtgtagtatgtgtgtggtgtagtgtgtgtagtatgtgtgtgtagtatgtgtagtgtgtgtagtatgtgtggtgtgtgtagtatatgtagtgtgtatagtgtgtgtagtatgtgtgtgtagtgtgtgtagtatgtgtggtgtgtgtgtagtgtgtgtagtatgtgtggtgtgtgtagtgtgtgtagtatgtgtggtgtgtgtagtgtgtgtagtatgtgtggtgtagtgtgtgtagtatgtgtggtgtagtgtgtgtagtatgtgtgtgtagtgtgtgtagtatgtgtgtgtagtgtgtagtatgtggtgtggtgtgtgtagtatgtggtgtagtgtgtgtagtatgtgtgtgtagtgtgtgtagtatgtgtgtgtagtgtgtagtatgtgtgtgtagtgtgtagtatgtgtgtgtagtgtgtgtagtatgtgtgtgtagtatgtgtgtggtgtgtgtagtatgtgtgtgtagtgtgtgtagtatgtgtagtgtgtgtagtatgtgtggtgtgtgtagtatatctagtgtgtatagtgtgtgtgtggtgtgtgtagtatgtgtgtggtgtgtgtagtatgtgtgtggtgtgtgtagtatgtgtgtggtgggtgtagtatgtgtgtgtgtgtagtgtgtgtggtgtgtgtagtatgtgtggtgtgtgtagtatgtgtggtgtgtgtagtgtgtgtagtatgtgtgtgtagtgtgtgtagtatgtgtggtgtgtgtagtgtgtgtagtatgtgtggtgtagtgtgtgtagtatgtgtgtgtagtgtgtagtatgtgtgtggtgtgtgtagtatgtgtgtagtgtgtgtagtatgtggtgtagtgtgtgtagtatgtgtgtgtagtgtgtgtagtatgtgtgtgtagtgtgtagtatgtgtggtgtgtgtagtgtgtgtagtatgtgtgtgtagtgtgtgtagtatgtgtgtgtagtatgtgtgtagtgtgtgtagtatgtgtggtgtagtgtgtgtagtatgtgtggtgtagtgtgtgtagtatgtgtggtgtgtgtgtagtatgtgtggtgtgtgtagtatgtgtgtagtgtgtgtagtatgtgtgtagtgtgtgtagtatgtgtggtgtagtgtgtgtagtatgtgtggtgtagtgtgtgtgtagtatgtgtggtgtgtgtagtatgtgtgtggtgtgtgtagtatgtgtgtagtgtgtgtagtatgtgtggtgtgtgtagtatgtgtgtagtgtgtagtatgtgtggtgtgtgtagtatgtgtgtgtagtatgtgtgtggtgtgtgtagtatgtgtgtggtgtgtgtagtatgtgtgtagtgtgtgtaatatgtgtggtgtagtgtgtgtagtatgtgtgtgtagtgtgtagtatgtgtgtggtgtgtgtagtatgtgtagtgtgtgtagtatgtgtagtgtgtgtggtatgtgtgtggtgtgtgtagtatgtctgtagtgtgtgtggtgtgtgtagtgtggtgtgtgtgtacctgatagcTGTGACGCACCGAACCGTTATAGAAACAGAACAGATCAATGATCTGATCcagaaactcacacacactgacatcagGAAGATCATTTACACAACTcagagcctgagagagagagagagagagagagaaagaaagaaaagaaaggtgtTATTAATTGGAATGGGATGTCCAAAAAGCTCATATAGGtgtggtcacacacacacacacacccagaggaaGTCGTCTCTCATGCGGACAGCGTATTTGCTCCTGCGCAGACGGAGCAGACGGACAGGAGACACTGAAATCTCTGACACACAGCGACTCACACCGGCCAGCTGACCACACACCAACTCCTGCAGGTCCAAAGGagtctgtaacacacacacacacacacacacacgtaatgagTGAGTTttatgaacagacagacagacagttagacagacagacaaacagttcTCACGTGTTCagggtagtagtagtagatgccAGCGCGGGTCAGATCGCCTTCCTCACGAACTTTAGAGCGATCGTACAGGAAGAAACAACTACAGCTGAACAccacaacataaacaaacacagtattactattattattattaataatgtgtgTACACGTCTGTCAACACTGAcacttatctctctctctctacctgtctgtctctctgtccatccttTCCATTCGTctccctctatctgtctctctctctgaattctgatgtgtgtgtgatctcaccgtgagctcagtgtgtgtgtgtgttgtgatgtgtgtgtgatctcaccgtgagctcagtgtgtgtgtgtgatctcaccgtgagctcagtgtgtgtgtgtgttgtgatgtgtgtgtgatctcaccgtgaactcagtgtgtgtgtgtgttgtgatgtgtgtgtgatctcaccgtaagctcagtgtgtgtgagttgtgatGTATGTGTGATCTCACCgtgagctcagtgtgtgtgtgtgttgtgatgtgtgtgtgatctcaccgtgagctcagtgtgtgtgatctcaccgtgagctcagtgtgtgtgagttgtgatgtgtgtgatctcaccgtgagctcagtgtgtgtgtgtgttgtgatgtgtgtgtgatctcaccgtgagctcagtgtgtgtgatctcaccgtgagctcagtgtgtgtgagttgtgatgtgtgtgatctcaccgtgagctcagtgtgtgtgtgtgttgtgatgtgtgtgtgatctcaccgtgagctcagtgtgtgtgatctcaccgTGAGCTCAGTGTGTGTCGTGTCTCAGCCATCAGTCTGTGAGAGAGTCAGAACCTCGGTGCTGATTAACCTGGACCTTTATCAGAGACGCTGCATCTTCTGTCCTCCGTCCAGCCCTGAGAGCAGCCTGGACACAGCAGAGGgacaaaattatataaataacatttaataaaagtaacaacaataatataaataataataccaacaacaacaataataataacaataaaataaataattgttttcttctaaaaatcatttctTCTATATTAAGTTTAAATGTTAGTTTTCAGTGATGATCATGTTTTTGACTGATTTAATGAcgatcattattaatattattttagaatagatttctttatttatgtttttatattatataaagtataatGTTGAACCTACTGGAATTAAATCAAATCATAAATATCACGTAAATCCTAATTTACAAAATGGAACAAATCCAAAACCTTTTAGTTCAGAAGCTGAATGTTATGataatgtggaataaaaagataaaaattgtttgtttaatcaattcatgttaaaaaaaatgagtcaCTATAATAACCAGCGTCCTTTCATTCCTCCAGAGAAGCCTACCCGTTTTATGCAAAACCCGCCTCCCGCCCGCTGATTGGTTAAGTGGTGCTTCTTGGAATATCCTAACCAATCGAAGAGAAGAAAGGGATAAACGCTTAGAATTAGTATCCAATCACAAGCGGACTAGGTGGGATTTTACTGAATACGAATGGGGAAAGAAAAACACGGCGGCTGTGTGATGTTCTCGTTAAATCTTAAGTATcgtaaatattaataaacaaatgttaAAAACAGTTCAGAAGTTTCTCAGAATGTTCTCAGAACCTTTTAGTCTCAGACAGCGAGTGTTTTAGATACCGAGGTGTCAGTATTTTAACATAAAGAGGTATCTTGGTTCCTCAGAAAATAGCGAACTGTGCTAAAAGGGAACCGTTAACATGAAGCTAAAGTCATGCTAATCATGAAACACATCTTTCAGCATTTAAGCAGAATGCCACGTGTTAATGCCAACACTTCTTTTATTAAAATCAGCTGTTTCTAAAAACTCACCTGTTAACCCAAACTCAGCTCAGTACTTCTGTATCAGCTTCGCGTGAAAACTCACGACTtacataaaacatttttctcTCTAAGGTGACATTTCCTGCGAACACAATTCCTCAGTTTAGAAAAAAAGCGAAAAATCTTACTAAAAGTCTGGAATGTTGGTCACAAGAAAGTGTCATGTGAGAGCGGCTCTGTCCTAAACCCCTGCGTACTTGCCCACTACATAGTGCGTGAAGAGAGTGGGGGATTTACGCATGCGCGTTCTTTCAGGACACTACCTAGTATAGAAGTACGCGCGAATTGGAAATACGGCACGCAGAGAGGGACAAACCCGGTCAGGAAACTCTTGTGTAAATTCATTTCCATTCATACAGTACTgaagtgtaaaatgtgtgtattcTACTCTTACCCAAAAACTAAAAAGGACACAAGACACTTTATAATTTAAGgatgatatatttatttctttatgttatTCACGTACACACAGTGGTCCAGGGGTGAGAATCTGCGTTCATGAGCAAGAGGTCAGAGACGGTTTAAACGTATAAGTACGTAAACTGACGTAATGGAGCCTGGTCCAGGAGTTAAGAGAGAGGGTTGAGGAAGCCCTCTGGTCCGGTGCGTCCTTCACTCGTGGTGCTCGTATCCGTCAGGAAGGGCGTTGACATGGGAGTTGTGGAAAAGGGTCTTGTTCCCGTCGCCCCATGGGAAGCGCTGTGGAGCagaaaaatcagaaataaaCTGAGAAGTGAACAAGAGCGAGACACAGAACACCCTGTACTACATCATCTCACTTCAGACTAAAGAAATCCCCCATCTCAGTGTAGATTTATTACCACATCATTTTTCCCCTTCTCTGATAGTTTGTAAGAAAACATGAACATGGTGATGCACATGGGGTCTCACAGAAATGTCAAATACTGTGAGGTGATGACATCATCGACATCCTCATCCCGCCTCATTCCTGGCTTTAGCCGCTTCACCAGCTCGATGTACTAATCAGGACAATATTCCAAGTTTGTTTTTGCCTTCAAAtcatcaggtgtggctcctgatAGGTGGGAAccggtgacactggagagtcctCCCATAAGTGTGTGAAATGTAATACGCATCTGTTCATGTGTCTCTCTGAATgagcggttactatagaaacgataacgtactAGACCAAGCGTTTTGATAGAAACCTGTGCCACTGTCaaagagaattaatcaacaccttctggccagtcagagtccagaactcagagGTGTAATGGAGAGGACAACGACAGAGAAGCCGTGTGGCTTTTGGTACTATTTTTGGAGAGTATTGGTGTGTGGTCATGTGCCTGCAAGTCACCTTGCTGCGGATGCGGAGGTGTGTGTAGGGGATGAACTCGGGCTGCTCGTGGCTGTGGTGCTGCATCTTCAGGAAGGTGTTCAGCATACACACGCCCACACCGGGCAGAGCCACCAGGAAGGACAGCAGCTTCCAGGTCTTTGCtagagaggagcagagagaggaggtcagagTGACCGGGGGTGGGATGGGGGTTTATTTATAGCAAATAGGCTActtaaatactaaaaataatctcaacctttaataaataataaagttaagtgctaacatttctttattaaaataagTCGTATCGCTGTTCGTGTACAAATgtagacattttaaaaaatcccctCCTGCACGCGCTtttacactataacactattaTAAAATAACTcctattaaaaatgaataataagagCTGTACCATGCGCTaacatttataaagtacataaaCTCGTGTTCTGTATCAAATAATTAGTTTTATTCCCAATATCAGGAGCACAGGGCGCTAGCATGAAGATTAGCATTAGCTCCAACAAGGTCACTTTCTACAGAACAGAGTTAAACCGCTATCGATTAtccttttattttgaaaagaggtttattaaaataaagtttctgtgtgtaaatgtaccTCCTTGGTCTCCGTGAGCCGCCGCGGCTGAGAGCTGTCGAGTCTGAGCCGAAAGAACGGAGCgcagagtgtgagagaaacGACCAACCACCGCCATTTTGCTTTACCAACTGATACACAGGAAACCGGAAACGGAAGTTCTTTTAGTAGTGGTTTGGTTAATTACATGCGCTTTATATACCCGTTTTCCGACAAAGCTGCCCTTCGCTGTATTGAATCGCACgctcagtgattggttaatgCCTCACGCACGTGCGGGAATGTTATAGGGATTAGCCAATCAGAGCAGCATGAAGGCGGGTTTTTACATAAATACGGGTGGGAAAGGAAATGACTAGCAAGAAGTGGAGGAATGGCTTATTTAttgttgagattttttttttttaataataaaaatgactatTTTCCCGATTCAGAGACATTTCCCATGTTTTTACACAAATCACTGCTAATATATTGTGGcatgtattttattaataatatgaatgtgttatatttctatacagaaatgtattcattcatgtgatgagcagagagacagacaggacacagagaaagacagacagggaaacagagagacagacaggacacacagagagacagacagggacagagagagagagagagacaggacacagagagagacaggacacACAAAGGGACAggcaggacacagagagagaaagacaggacacagagaaacagacaggacagagagagacaaacagaacatagagagacagacagacaaataaagtTGTTACTTTATTGACTTATTAAAAGaacatcattaatcattaatggACTTTAACTCAAAGTGATTTGGATCCAAACCAGTGGAGTTAAACCACTTTAttaacacactctgtactaCAGGAATAagttattatacacacacacacacacacacacacacacacacatacacacacacacacacacacacacacacaca
Coding sequences within:
- the LOC131352963 gene encoding cytochrome c oxidase subunit 6A, mitochondrial, which encodes MAVVGRFSHTLRSVLSAQTRQLSAAAAHGDQGAKTWKLLSFLVALPGVGVCMLNTFLKMQHHSHEQPEFIPYTHLRIRSKRFPWGDGNKTLFHNSHVNALPDGYEHHE